GGAGCTGGAGCGGATGGGCCACGAGGTGACCGTCTTCGCGCCCGACTACCCCGGCGTCTCGCCCGAGGAGGACCGGGCCGCGCACGTGATCCGGCTGCCCTCGCTGCCCGCGCCCACCCAGCCCGACTTCCACGTGCCCATCCCCTGGGCGCCCGGCATCACGCGCCGGCTCCGCCGGCTGGAGGTGGAGGTGGTCCACAGCCACTCGCCCTTCGTCGCCGGCGGCGTGGCGGCCGCGGCGGCGCGGCGGCTGGGCCTGCCGCTGGTCTTCACCTACCATACGCGCTACGACCTCTACACCCATTACGCGCCCATCGACGGCCCGCTGACGCGACGCGTGGTGGCCGAATGGGCCACCTTCTACGCCAACTCCGCCGACCAGGTCATCGCCCCCTCGCCCTCGCTGGCCCGCTGGCTGCGCGAGCAGGGGGTGACGGCGCCGGTGCGGGTGATCCCGGGCGGCATCGACCTGGAGGCGCTCGGCGCCGGCGACCCGGAGTGGCTCCGCCGCCGGCTCGGCCTCGACCCGGCCGCGCGCATCGTCCTTTACGCCGGACGCCTGGGACAGGAGAAGAACCTCGACCTCCTCTTCCGCGCCTTCGAGCGGGTGGCGGAGGCACGGCCCGCCGCCCACCTGGCGCTGGCGGGCGACGGGACGGAGCGGCGCCGCCTGGAGGCCTGGGCGGCGCGGCCGCCGCTGGCGGGGCGGGTCCACTTCCTGGGCACGCTGGCGCCCGAGGAGCTGCGCCACGCCTACCACGGCGCCACCTGCCTCGCCTTCCCCTCCAGTAGCGAGACGCAGGGGCTGGTACTGGCCGAGGCCATGGGCGCCGGACTGCCGCCGGTGGCCGTGGCCGCGCCCGCCAGCCGGGACACCGTCCGCGACGGCGTGGACGGGCTGCTCGTGCCACCGGATTCGGACGAGGCGCTGGCGGCGGCCATCCTCCGCCTGCTGGACGACCCCCGCCTGCGCGCGCTCCTGGCCAGCGAGGCGAGGCGGCGCGCCGAGGCCTTCTCCGCGCGGAGGACGAGCGAGCAGGTGCTGGCCGCCTACGAGGCGGCGCTCGCCTCCGCCCTCCGCCTGTGAGCGCCCGCGCCCTGCGCCGGGGCCTGCTCCTCTCGCTGGCGCTGAGCGTCGCCGGCGTGGTCCTCCTCGTGCTGGCCGGCGGCGGCCGCCGGGTGCTGGCGGCGGTGAGCGAGGCGCACCCCGGCTGGTACGGGCTGG
This portion of the Bacillota bacterium genome encodes:
- a CDS encoding glycosyltransferase produces the protein MSGVRVAMFSDSYTPYVSGVVRSILLLKRELERMGHEVTVFAPDYPGVSPEEDRAAHVIRLPSLPAPTQPDFHVPIPWAPGITRRLRRLEVEVVHSHSPFVAGGVAAAAARRLGLPLVFTYHTRYDLYTHYAPIDGPLTRRVVAEWATFYANSADQVIAPSPSLARWLREQGVTAPVRVIPGGIDLEALGAGDPEWLRRRLGLDPAARIVLYAGRLGQEKNLDLLFRAFERVAEARPAAHLALAGDGTERRRLEAWAARPPLAGRVHFLGTLAPEELRHAYHGATCLAFPSSSETQGLVLAEAMGAGLPPVAVAAPASRDTVRDGVDGLLVPPDSDEALAAAILRLLDDPRLRALLASEARRRAEAFSARRTSEQVLAAYEAALASALRL